The region CGGTGGTACATTTTCCATAAGCTTTTATTAACAACTTTGCTCCTGTTATATTTTTGCCATCCCAAGGCGCAAACGGAGCTAATAATTGTAATCGATCCGAAGTTGGTGAAACTATAACTTCCACTGATGAACCATCTGCTGCTGGGGCTTGAAATCCGGGATCATCAACGGCAAATCCTTTTGTTGGCAACTCTTCCCCTTGGGGAGGTAAGAATTTCACTTCTTCTCCATTATCATTGATTAGCGTATCAGTTATTGGATTAAAATCTAAACGACCCGATATAGCCAGTACAGCAACCATTTCTGGCGAAGTTACAAAAGCATGCGTATTCGGATTACCATCTGCACGTTTTGAGAAATTTCTATTAAAAGAATGAACAATTGTATTTTTTTCTTGTTTTTCCGCACCTGCTCTGTCCCACTGCCCTATGCAAGGTCCGCAAGCATTAGTAAATACTTTTGTACCCATTTTTTCGAAAGTAGCAAGAATTCCATCCCTTTCAATTGTAAATCTAATTTGTTCAGAACCTGGATTAATTCCAAATTCAGCTTTAGGAGTTATACCATACGCAACAGCTTGTTCTACAATTGATGCAGCTCTAGACATATCTTCATAAGATGAATTAGTACAAGAACCAATTAATCCCCACTCAACTTTAATAGGCCAATCATTTTTAGCGGCTTCTTCTTTCATTTTAGAAACAGGTGTACCTCGATCTGGTGTGAAAGGTCCGTTAATATGAGGCTCTAGTTCAGACAGATTAATTTCAATCAATTGATCAAAATACTGCTCTGGATTAGCATACACTTCTTCATCAGCTGTTAAATAAGATGCAACTTTATCTGCGGCATCCACTACATCTTGTCGACCAGTTGCTGTTAAATATCTCCTCATGGAATCATCATAACCAAAAGTTGAAGTAGTCGCACCTATTTCTGCTCCCATATTACAAATGGTTCCTTTACCAGTACAAGACATTGCTTTTGCGCCCTCTCCAAAATATTCTAGAATTGCACCTGTTCCACCTTTAACCGTTAAAATATCTGCTACTTTTAAAATAACATCCTTAGGAGCTGTCCAACCATTTAACCTACCTGTTAATTTCACACCTATTAATTTAGGAAATTTTAATTCCCATGACATGCCCGACATTACATCAACAGCGTCTGCACCACCCACACCAATTGCCAACATTCCAAGACCTCCAGCGTTTACAGTATGGGAATCAGTCCCTATCATCATTCCACCTGGAAATGCATAATTTTCTAAAACAATTTGGTGAATAATTCCAGAACCTGGTTTCCAAAAACCAATGCCGTATTTATTGGAAACAGAAGATAAAAAGTCAAAAACTTCTTTTGATTGTTTATTAGCAAAAGCCAAGTCTTGTTTTGCACCATCTCGTGCTTGAATTAAGTGATCACAATGCACAGTAGTAGGAACTGCGACTTTACTTTTTCCTGCATGCATAAATTGCAATAATGCCATTTGAGCTGTTGCATCTTGACAAGCAACTCTATCTGGAGCAAAATCAACATAATCCTTTCCACGCTCATAAACAATTGAAGGAACTCCCTCCCATAAATGGGAATATAAAATTTTTTCAGTTAATGTAAGTGGTCTTCCTACTAGTGCTCTTGCTTTATCCACACGACTAGTCAAATTAGAATACACTTTTTCAATCATTTCAATATCAAAAGCCATAAGTATGTGTTTTATAAATATTTACTAATTTACAAAATAAAAAAAGCCTGAGTTTAAAACTCAGGCTTAAATATTTGTTAATAAATTAAAGTACAATTATCCAACTAATAATTTATGTGATGGAGCAAATTTAGTTAAGTTAATTCCCTCAACTGCTTTAACATACTCTTCAATTGAAGGTGTACGTCCTAAAATTGTAGATAATACAACCACTGGAGTAGAAGAAAGTAACGATTCTCCTTTTTTCTCAGCTGAATCTTCAACCACACGTCCTTGGAACAAACGAGTTGATGTAGCCATAACAGTATCTCCTTTAGCAGCTTTTTCTTGATTACCCATACATAAGTTACAACCAGGACGCTCTAAGTATAACATATTTTCATATTCCGTACGCGCAACTGCTTTTGGATTGTTATCATCAAATTCGAAGCCAGAATATTTTTGTAATACTTCCCAATCACCTTCTGCTTTTAATTCGTCAACAATATTGTAAGTTGGAGGAGCAACAACTAATGGCGCTTTAAATTCCACTTTACCTTGTTGAGCTTCGATATTTTTAAGCATTTGAGCTAAAATTTTCATATCGCCTTTATGCACCATACAAGAACCGATAAATCCTAAATCTACTTTTTTATCTCCACCATAGAACGATAAAGGACGAATGGTATCGTGTGTATAACGTTTAGATACGTCTTTATTGTTTACATCTGGGTCAGCAATCATTGGTTCAGCAATAACATCTAAATCCACCACAACTTCAGCATAATATTTTGCATTGGCATCTGGTTTAAGAGCTGGTTGCTCACCAGAACGGATTTCTGCAATTCTTTTATTTGCCTTATCAATTAAACCTTGAAGCACTTTATTAGCATTATCCATTCCCTTATCAATCATGATTTGGATTCTAGATTTAGCAATTTCTAATGACTCAATTAAGGTTTCATCTTCTGAAATACAGATGGATGCTTTCGCTTTCATTTCAGCCGTCCAATCTGTAAATGTAAAGGCCTGATCTGCAGTTAATGTACCGATATGTACCTCAATGATTCTTCCTTGGAATACATTTTCACCACCAAACTGATGTAACATTTGCGCTTGCGTAGCATGAACTACATCACGGAAATCCATATACGATTTCATTTCACCTTTAAAGGTTACTTTAACAGATTCTGGTATTGGCATTGATGCTTCACCGGTAGCTAAAGCTAATGCAACAGTACCTGAATCGGCCCCAAATGCCACACCTTTAGACATACGTGTATGTGAATCTCCACCAATAATAATGGCTCTGTCATCTACCGTAATATCATTTAAAACTTTATGAATAACGTCTGTCATTGAATGATAAACACCTTTAGGATCACGAGCTGTAATTAAACCGAAATCATTCATGAACTTCATTAATTTCGGAATATTAGTTTGCGCTTTTTTATCCCAAACAGAAGCTGTATGACAACCCGATTGATAAGCTCCATCTACAATAGGAGAAATAACTGTAGCTGCCATTGATTCTAACTCTTGAGCAGTCATTAAACCTGTTGTATCTTGAGAACCAACAATATTTACAGTTACACGAACATCTGATCCTGCATGTAAAACTTTTCCAGGAGTAGTTCCTACTGCATTTCTATTAAAGATTTTTTCTACTGCTGTTAACCCTTGACCTTCGTTTGAAATTTCTTTAGAAGGAGCAAAAACCACAGGCGCTTCAATTCCTAATGTTTTAGCAGCAAACGTTTGGATTTTTTTACCAAAAACAATTGCATAAGACCCTCCTGCTTTGATGAATTCCATTTTTTGAGGAGTAAAAGATCTTGAAATATCAATTAACTCTTGGTCTCCATTATATAGTTTTTTTGTTTTCGTATTAATTGTTAATACAGTACCCGTTGCTACAGAATATTTTTGCTCTAAAACAGGTTCTCCGTTTTCACCACGAACAACTTCACCATTTTCATCCGTTTTCTTCACCCAGTTTTTCAAATCAATTCCAATACCACCCGTTACGTCAACAGTAGTCAAGAAAATAGGTGATATACCGTTTGTACCAGCTACAATTGGAGCGATATTTACAAATGGTACATAAGGACTTGCTTGCTTTCCTGTCCAAAGTGCCACGTTATTAACACCCGACATACGAGATGAACCTACACCCATAGTTCCTTTTTCAGCTACCAACATCACACTTTTATCAGGGTGTTGCGCTTGTAAAGCTTTAATTTCCTCTTGTGCTTGAGGAGTAATCATACATTTTCCGTGCAATTCACGATCAGAACGAGAGTGTGCTTGATTTCCTGGAGATAATAAATCCGTAGAAATATCACCTTCCCCAGCAATAAAAGTTACCACTTTAATTTCTTCTGGTACTTCTGGTAATTTAGTGAAGAATTCTGCCTTAGCATAACTTTCTAAAATTTCTTTTGCAATACCATTTCCTTCTGCATAAGCATTTTTCAAACGATCTGTATCGGCTTCATATAAAAACACCTGTGTTTTTAATACTTCAGCCGCTTGTTTTGCAATTTCCGCATGTTGACCTAATGCTAAATCTAATAAAACAGCAATCGAAGGTCCACCTTTCATGTGAGAAAGTAATTCAAAAGCAAAATCTGGCGTAATTTCAGCCACATTTTCTTCTCCTAAAATAATTTCTTTTAAAAATTTTGCTTTAACACCCGCCGCAGGAGTTGTTCCAGGTAATGTATTGTAAATAAAAAATTTCAAACAATCTTCTCTATTTACATTATTTACATCTTTAATTTGAGTTATAATCTCACTTAATAATTCAGCAGTATCAATTGGTTTTGGATGAAGACCTTGTACTTTTCTTTCTTCAATCTCTTTAATGTAGTCGCTATAAATACTCATTTTAATTTTTCTTTTCTATGTTTAAGTTGATTTGTTTTTTTTAAAGCGACACAAATTTAACCATTTGAATTGAGATTAAAAAATTTTTAATAAAAATCCATATTCAAAGAAATATTATTTATAATTATTCTATTTTGATAAATTAAGCGCAATAAAACGCTTTAAAATAGACGATTTTTTAAGAATTATTAATTTTTCAAAATCTTATTAAGAATTTCTAAAAAAAGACCTAGGCATTTTGTCAAATTGATAAAAAACTAGCGTTTTTGCATTATAGGTTTTTCTATAAAATGGTACAATAAATACGCAACTAAAAAAACAATGAACAAATAAATCATTATCAGTAACAAAGAGGGTATATCTTGCAGGTAATTTACTTTCAAATATTTAAACAAAACAGTAACCAAACTATAGTGAACTAAATAAACACTATACGACAGTTTACTTACTCCATTAATAATTTTAGATATAAATCCTTTACTTGAAACCCAAAAAATAAAAACAGGCAATGTAAATGCAAAGGTTACCGAGGATAAAGTAAAATAAAATATGATAAAATAATTTGGACTTGAGACTATATCAAAACCCATCACATTCATAGCAACAAACTGTAAAAAGAAAAGATGAACTGCAACTATAAAAAGGTAAACACTGTATTTTTTTAAACTGTTTTGATAAAAATAATTCATCCATGCTAAAATAAAGCCCATTAAAATAGCATCAATTCGATATATAACTAAAGATTTTACCTCTTCATTCCACTGCTTCATATTGATAATGAGATGATTTTGGCTCAACGAATATCGTAAAAAATGAAAAATTGAAATGACTAGAACTGTTGTAATAATAAATCCTTTTTTTTTATTTTTAAATACTTTAAAACTAAGAAAAAACAAAAAAGGAGTTATCAAATAAGTCCACTCCTCTATACTTAAACTCCAAGATTCTGAAAAAAAAGTTAGGTGATTAGTAGAGAAATTTTGAATGAAAAAAAAATACCGCCAAACTTCCTTCATTGAATACCCAATACTTAAACCTACTAAAATATTGAGTACCAAAACTACATAATAATTTGGCAAGGTTCTCATCCATCTTCTTCTTAAAAAATTAAAAATGGTAGAAATTGTAAAAGCATTGGATAAATATAATTTTAAAATTATTCCTCCAATTAAAAAACCACTTAACACAAAAAACAATTCTACACCTGCAAAACCAAACAATCCGCTTAACGATATAAACAAAGGATTCGTACTATCGATTAGATAATAAATATGTGAAAACACAACCATACTAATTGCTAAAGCACGAACAACATCTAAACCAAAGATTCGTTCACTTTGTTGTTTTTCTTGACTCATTTCTATTATTTTTGTGATGTAAATTCAAAATGGATGTTCCAAAAATCAAAGATATACAAATATATAGCGTTTAGCCTTTTTCTTTCCTTACTTTTTGGAACACTTATTTATTCCCAGCTTTCCAATAGACATAAGGCAATTGTTAAAACCTATTTTTTTCATACAACTGGAATATTAAACAGTGATTGGTTGGTTTACAATCACGCAAATATTTATGAAATGGAATCTCCAACCTTTTTGATTGATGGTATATACAAATCTATGGAAGGGCCAAAAGCCTCTAGATATATACAATTAAATCAAAAAAATGAGTTACTTTGGATAACCGGTTTTGAAATAAAAGCTTTAGATGTTGAAACTCAAGAGGAATTGTCCAATGATTTTATTTGTCATATGAATGTTGACATTAATGATGCCGTATATTATGAAAATTTTGGTTTAAAAAATAGAATTGGAAAACAATACCCGCGTTTAACTTCTTTATCCCATGGATTAGAAAAATTTGATTTCCCAAAAGGTTATGCCGTTCCTGTTCATGGCAACGATTTTTTATATGTTACTACCCAAACATTAAATCATAACATTTCAAAAATAAATAAGAAAGTAAAACACAAAGTTGCAATATCTTATGAAGATGGTGCGAAAAAAATGAAACCTTTACTAAGCAAAACCGCTTTCATACAATTACCTTTTGATGAATTTAATCCAAACAAACAACCTTTGGATCATGGGAGTGACCAATGTATTCCAGTAGAAACTAAAAATCACACCTATACTGATGCTAGTGGACAAAAATTATCGGGGCACTGGAAAATACCACTTGGTAAAATGACCTATAAAAGTTCTATTAACGAACACTTAGCATTAGAAAAACCTATGCGACTACATTTTGCTGCACCCCATGTTCATCCTTTTACTACATCAATTGGTATTTATGATAAAACAGACGGTAAAATGATCGTAACTTGTGCCGTACAGAATCATAAGAAAACCATAGGATTAGACAAAATTGAAGTTTTTAGCTCATCAATAGGAGTCTGGTTGTTT is a window of Flavobacterium indicum GPTSA100-9 = DSM 17447 DNA encoding:
- a CDS encoding bifunctional aconitate hydratase 2/2-methylisocitrate dehydratase, which encodes MSIYSDYIKEIEERKVQGLHPKPIDTAELLSEIITQIKDVNNVNREDCLKFFIYNTLPGTTPAAGVKAKFLKEIILGEENVAEITPDFAFELLSHMKGGPSIAVLLDLALGQHAEIAKQAAEVLKTQVFLYEADTDRLKNAYAEGNGIAKEILESYAKAEFFTKLPEVPEEIKVVTFIAGEGDISTDLLSPGNQAHSRSDRELHGKCMITPQAQEEIKALQAQHPDKSVMLVAEKGTMGVGSSRMSGVNNVALWTGKQASPYVPFVNIAPIVAGTNGISPIFLTTVDVTGGIGIDLKNWVKKTDENGEVVRGENGEPVLEQKYSVATGTVLTINTKTKKLYNGDQELIDISRSFTPQKMEFIKAGGSYAIVFGKKIQTFAAKTLGIEAPVVFAPSKEISNEGQGLTAVEKIFNRNAVGTTPGKVLHAGSDVRVTVNIVGSQDTTGLMTAQELESMAATVISPIVDGAYQSGCHTASVWDKKAQTNIPKLMKFMNDFGLITARDPKGVYHSMTDVIHKVLNDITVDDRAIIIGGDSHTRMSKGVAFGADSGTVALALATGEASMPIPESVKVTFKGEMKSYMDFRDVVHATQAQMLHQFGGENVFQGRIIEVHIGTLTADQAFTFTDWTAEMKAKASICISEDETLIESLEIAKSRIQIMIDKGMDNANKVLQGLIDKANKRIAEIRSGEQPALKPDANAKYYAEVVVDLDVIAEPMIADPDVNNKDVSKRYTHDTIRPLSFYGGDKKVDLGFIGSCMVHKGDMKILAQMLKNIEAQQGKVEFKAPLVVAPPTYNIVDELKAEGDWEVLQKYSGFEFDDNNPKAVARTEYENMLYLERPGCNLCMGNQEKAAKGDTVMATSTRLFQGRVVEDSAEKKGESLLSSTPVVVLSTILGRTPSIEEYVKAVEGINLTKFAPSHKLLVG
- a CDS encoding acyltransferase family protein, with the protein product MSQEKQQSERIFGLDVVRALAISMVVFSHIYYLIDSTNPLFISLSGLFGFAGVELFFVLSGFLIGGIILKLYLSNAFTISTIFNFLRRRWMRTLPNYYVVLVLNILVGLSIGYSMKEVWRYFFFIQNFSTNHLTFFSESWSLSIEEWTYLITPFLFFLSFKVFKNKKKGFIITTVLVISIFHFLRYSLSQNHLIINMKQWNEEVKSLVIYRIDAILMGFILAWMNYFYQNSLKKYSVYLFIVAVHLFFLQFVAMNVMGFDIVSSPNYFIIFYFTLSSVTFAFTLPVFIFWVSSKGFISKIINGVSKLSYSVYLVHYSLVTVLFKYLKVNYLQDIPSLLLIMIYLFIVFLVAYLLYHFIEKPIMQKR
- a CDS encoding aconitate hydratase, which translates into the protein MAFDIEMIEKVYSNLTSRVDKARALVGRPLTLTEKILYSHLWEGVPSIVYERGKDYVDFAPDRVACQDATAQMALLQFMHAGKSKVAVPTTVHCDHLIQARDGAKQDLAFANKQSKEVFDFLSSVSNKYGIGFWKPGSGIIHQIVLENYAFPGGMMIGTDSHTVNAGGLGMLAIGVGGADAVDVMSGMSWELKFPKLIGVKLTGRLNGWTAPKDVILKVADILTVKGGTGAILEYFGEGAKAMSCTGKGTICNMGAEIGATTSTFGYDDSMRRYLTATGRQDVVDAADKVASYLTADEEVYANPEQYFDQLIEINLSELEPHINGPFTPDRGTPVSKMKEEAAKNDWPIKVEWGLIGSCTNSSYEDMSRAASIVEQAVAYGITPKAEFGINPGSEQIRFTIERDGILATFEKMGTKVFTNACGPCIGQWDRAGAEKQEKNTIVHSFNRNFSKRADGNPNTHAFVTSPEMVAVLAISGRLDFNPITDTLINDNGEEVKFLPPQGEELPTKGFAVDDPGFQAPAADGSSVEVIVSPTSDRLQLLAPFAPWDGKNITGAKLLIKAYGKCTTDHISMAGPWLRYRGHLDNISNNMLIGAENAFNGKVNSVKNQLTGVYDEVPKVQRAYKVAGIPSIVVGDHNYGEGSSREHAAMEPRFLGVKAVLVKSFARIHETNLKKQGMLALTFANESDYDKIQEDDTINFLDLTEFAPGKPLTIAFVHSDGSKDLILANHTYNDSQIGWFKAGSALNLIAAGKF